A single region of the Ketogulonicigenium vulgare WSH-001 genome encodes:
- a CDS encoding AAA family ATPase translates to MSTIPFIEARFFNPAEGRIELETRLMRHLRKLRCKRIPPDLPAPPDEADAPGEISDADLMGIIRFSDDDEARIKRRVRRILELRKAASGLEHLKSDDRARLEVLKDGARLISIPSEHHADEFAAMLHAEMPWMAPATEIVWHAMRRSVREGLPGLKIPPLLLDGPPGIGKSELARRLGELLATPTTVIEATGENASFGVVGSQRGWGGSHPGRLIETVLQSRIANPVMVVDEVEKAGRAVSTKGQAFGLAEGLLPLLEPLTAKRWSCPYYQVKFDMSWVIWVLTSNDFQLLPEPLLSRCPPIRLRHLTLPELQAFVRREGAKRALSETSVETICEILSHPTLQRDRLSLRVAARMLERAADLEQGPTLH, encoded by the coding sequence ATGTCCACCATCCCCTTTATAGAAGCCCGCTTCTTCAACCCGGCCGAGGGCCGCATTGAACTCGAAACCCGCTTGATGCGGCATCTGCGCAAGCTGCGCTGCAAGAGGATCCCTCCGGACCTTCCGGCCCCGCCCGACGAAGCCGATGCGCCAGGCGAGATCTCTGACGCGGATCTGATGGGGATCATCAGGTTCAGCGATGACGACGAGGCGCGCATCAAGCGCCGGGTGAGGCGGATCCTGGAGCTGCGCAAAGCCGCTTCCGGCCTCGAACACCTGAAATCGGATGATCGGGCGCGGCTTGAGGTGTTGAAAGACGGCGCCCGGCTGATCTCCATCCCCAGCGAGCATCACGCCGACGAATTCGCTGCAATGCTTCATGCCGAGATGCCCTGGATGGCGCCGGCCACCGAAATCGTCTGGCACGCGATGCGCCGCTCGGTGCGTGAAGGTCTGCCGGGCCTCAAGATCCCGCCGCTGTTGCTCGACGGCCCACCCGGCATTGGCAAAAGCGAATTGGCGCGGCGCCTCGGCGAGCTTCTGGCCACGCCGACCACGGTGATCGAGGCCACCGGCGAGAATGCCAGTTTCGGGGTGGTCGGTTCTCAGCGCGGCTGGGGCGGGTCCCATCCGGGCCGCCTGATCGAAACGGTGCTGCAAAGCCGCATCGCCAACCCGGTCATGGTCGTGGATGAGGTGGAAAAGGCCGGGCGTGCCGTCTCGACCAAGGGTCAGGCCTTCGGTTTGGCCGAAGGTCTGCTGCCCCTGCTGGAACCGCTGACCGCGAAGCGCTGGAGCTGCCCCTATTACCAGGTGAAGTTCGACATGAGCTGGGTGATCTGGGTGCTGACTTCGAACGATTTCCAGCTGCTGCCCGAGCCCTTGCTCAGCCGCTGCCCGCCGATCCGGCTGCGTCATCTCACCCTTCCGGAACTGCAGGCCTTCGTGCGCCGCGAGGGCGCGAAGCGCGCCTTGTCCGAGACGAGCGTCGAGACGATCTGCGAGATCCTGTCCCATCCAACCCTGCAGCGGGATCGGCTCAGCCTGCGGGTCGCGGCCCGCATGCTCGAGCGCGCCGCCGATCTGGAACAAGGGCCGACGCTCCACTGA
- a CDS encoding DUF6634 family protein, with the protein MLKGPLKMLSCSLNSLAPAAEPLLSSLHGHSKVTTVPAPITETHFGRILALLCADPPCPNDLADAIVLEAWQPCLSMQGFPALWGVLMDDPRLGCRPVLTSRLLAIDRSGSWARSLQGLIRLGLSFAQQRSRAPSHLNGIARQIGMIETAGYMPIDPRVLESLLSEFARTVRLMHACRPPPSLLRASQ; encoded by the coding sequence ATGCTGAAAGGTCCGCTGAAGATGCTGTCCTGTTCCTTGAATTCACTCGCTCCGGCTGCCGAGCCGCTGCTGTCATCCCTTCACGGCCACTCAAAGGTCACAACAGTCCCCGCGCCGATCACCGAAACGCATTTCGGGCGCATTCTTGCATTGCTTTGCGCAGATCCGCCCTGCCCCAACGATCTCGCAGACGCGATCGTCCTTGAGGCTTGGCAGCCCTGCCTTTCCATGCAAGGGTTTCCTGCGCTTTGGGGAGTCCTGATGGATGATCCCCGCCTCGGGTGCCGCCCCGTGTTGACATCGCGACTGCTGGCGATTGACCGATCCGGCAGCTGGGCCCGCAGCTTGCAGGGCTTGATCCGTCTGGGTCTTTCCTTCGCCCAGCAACGGTCACGGGCACCCTCACATTTGAACGGCATCGCGCGCCAGATAGGCATGATTGAGACCGCAGGCTATATGCCCATCGACCCGAGGGTGCTGGAAAGTCTGCTTTCGGAATTTGCTCGGACTGTTCGCCTGATGCATGCCTGCCGGCCACCCCCTTCTCTCTTGAGGGCCTCGCAGTGA
- the tnpB gene encoding IS66 family insertion sequence element accessory protein TnpB (TnpB, as the term is used for proteins encoded by IS66 family insertion elements, is considered an accessory protein, since TnpC, encoded by a neighboring gene, is a DDE family transposase.), with protein sequence MISPAGSFRIFLASEPVDFRKGMDGLVAHVANHFELDPFDAAIYVFRSRRADRLKLLAWDGTGLVLTMKRLNGGRFTWPKPQTGPGVLSKVQFDALFEGIDWRAVTAASVRKPSFL encoded by the coding sequence GTGATTTCCCCCGCCGGCAGTTTCCGCATTTTCCTCGCCTCCGAACCGGTCGATTTCCGCAAGGGGATGGACGGGCTGGTGGCGCATGTCGCCAACCATTTCGAGCTCGATCCCTTCGATGCCGCCATCTACGTGTTTCGCTCCCGCCGCGCAGACCGGCTGAAACTGCTGGCCTGGGATGGCACCGGCTTGGTGCTGACCATGAAGCGCCTGAACGGCGGGCGGTTCACTTGGCCGAAGCCGCAGACCGGGCCAGGGGTGCTGAGCAAGGTGCAGTTCGATGCCCTGTTCGAGGGGATCGACTGGCGGGCCGTGACGGCGGCCTCGGTGCGCAAACCCTCGTTTCTCTGA
- a CDS encoding metallophosphoesterase gives MHWFTADPHYSHDRIIGFCDRPFPDVAAMSAHLLAECRERVGPDDDLWILGDFIAGRSTDAQRREVRTIYHALPGRKHLIRGNHDQDWVCDLPWDSVAETADIVVDKRRLFLCHYPMITWPGARHQGLQLFGHVHQNWRGSRNSVNVGVDVWDFRPVKLQEIERRAARLPVNAHWDQVEPGRAWPKALCAGCGRILDPALVSGHAVVRQGRIVMTATNETIVLMGEAMRKWLPEGRRVCPECIGGYLSVSEVTLPAGFSFDETRNRAVPKGK, from the coding sequence ATGCACTGGTTCACCGCCGATCCGCACTACAGCCATGACCGGATCATCGGTTTCTGCGACCGTCCGTTCCCGGACGTGGCCGCGATGAGCGCGCACCTGCTGGCCGAATGCCGGGAGCGGGTTGGGCCCGACGATGATCTCTGGATTCTAGGAGATTTCATCGCGGGAAGATCCACCGATGCGCAACGGCGCGAGGTGCGCACCATTTATCATGCCCTGCCGGGCCGCAAGCACCTGATCCGGGGCAATCACGATCAGGACTGGGTCTGCGATCTGCCCTGGGACAGCGTGGCGGAAACGGCCGATATCGTCGTGGACAAGCGGCGGCTGTTTCTCTGCCACTATCCCATGATCACTTGGCCCGGCGCACGGCACCAGGGGTTGCAGCTCTTCGGCCATGTCCACCAGAACTGGCGAGGGTCGCGCAACAGCGTCAACGTCGGCGTGGACGTCTGGGATTTCCGGCCGGTCAAGCTGCAGGAAATCGAACGGCGGGCCGCGCGCCTACCGGTCAATGCGCATTGGGATCAGGTCGAGCCGGGCCGCGCCTGGCCCAAGGCGCTGTGTGCGGGCTGTGGCCGGATCCTCGATCCGGCCCTGGTCTCCGGCCATGCCGTGGTGCGCCAGGGGCGGATCGTGATGACCGCGACGAACGAGACGATCGTCCTCATGGGAGAGGCCATGCGCAAATGGTTGCCGGAGGGCCGGCGTGTCTGCCCGGAATGCATTGGCGGCTACCTCTCCGTCAGCGAGGTTACGCTTCCAGCCGGATTCAGCTTCGATGAGACGCGGAACCGCGCCGTTCCCAAGGGGAAATAG
- a CDS encoding response regulator: protein MTEKRQGLQDTLALVGVAVIVAVTFVGDVISPVIYNVWLAYFLALVLSFSTRYIWLPIVVVGIVAPLMWMGIVLTDSTSIPYVTVLNRSLAVGVMLVLAGVGALTVRARRMVNAHDWEQRTQMHLARRLLGDLTRQEIGQRSVNLLALALGAKAGVAYELRGNRLEFLAGFGLAADRPPVHGQGHLWRAVHDDQVIHLKVAGEHALGWGTGLFAGKSAQSLIIPLHEGGRVNGILEFGLDVMRRNLSTEFLEQAARKIGIELRSASYREEMEALLEETRRQAETLHSHTEELAASNEELEEQSRALIENEARMREQQSELEEQNAQLEQQTSQLEEQRDALAASRQQLADQAGDLARESRYKSEFVANMSHELRTPLNALLIMARLLSENRPHNLSPEQIQWAETIESSGRDLLGLINDILDLSRIEAGKVDVDPEVTQPKDVAARMMRAFAVQASESGLKLVSEVADDVPEITTDVGKLEQILRNFLSNALKFTQKGSVTLSVARSGAETVTFSVKDTGIGIAAEQHDAVFEAFRQADGSISRRFGGTGLGLSISRDLAGILGGDVMLESTPGKGSTFILTLPLHLTAPVPEADINPRPARSDQAMPVIDGPLGGISGVSDDRGASLDHPEEHTLLIVEDDAAFAQIMRDLARELGFHAIVVGTADDAVRAAQRHRLNGIVLDVGLPDHSGLTVLDRLKRDPKTRHIPVHIVSAQDRLREALAQGAVSYLHKPVAREALAKVLEGISKQLDRRPRQLLIVEDDPTQLSGLKALLGSDDVITRGAATTAEAIAACRETVFDCIVLDMTLPDGSGFDLLEKLSADENAAFPPVIVYTARALTEAEEQHLRRYSRSIIIKGAKSPERLIDEVTLFLHQVVSDLPQRQREMLAASLNRDAQLEGRRILVVEDDVRNIYALTGVFEPHGVHVQIARNGREALEALGRSADSASPKIDLVLMDVMMPEMDGLTATREIRRIPQWKNLPIIMLTAKAMADDQAQCLAAGANDYLSKPLDVDKLLSLTRVWMPR from the coding sequence ATGACCGAAAAACGGCAAGGGCTGCAGGATACACTCGCGCTGGTGGGGGTCGCCGTGATCGTCGCGGTGACATTCGTCGGGGATGTGATCTCGCCCGTCATCTATAACGTCTGGCTTGCCTATTTCTTGGCCTTGGTGCTCAGTTTCAGCACCCGTTACATTTGGCTGCCGATCGTGGTCGTCGGGATCGTCGCGCCGCTGATGTGGATGGGGATCGTGCTGACGGACAGCACCTCTATTCCCTATGTCACGGTGCTGAACCGCTCGCTTGCGGTGGGTGTGATGCTGGTGCTTGCGGGCGTTGGCGCGCTGACGGTACGGGCACGGCGTATGGTGAACGCCCATGACTGGGAACAGCGCACGCAAATGCATCTGGCCCGCCGCCTGCTGGGCGATCTGACCCGGCAGGAAATCGGCCAGCGCAGCGTTAATCTGCTGGCCTTGGCGCTGGGGGCCAAAGCCGGCGTCGCCTATGAATTGCGCGGCAATCGCCTGGAATTTCTGGCCGGCTTCGGCCTTGCCGCTGATCGCCCGCCCGTACATGGCCAGGGTCATCTGTGGCGCGCCGTCCATGACGATCAGGTCATCCACCTCAAGGTCGCGGGGGAACATGCTTTGGGCTGGGGCACCGGGCTTTTTGCCGGTAAGTCGGCGCAATCCTTGATTATTCCGCTGCACGAAGGTGGGCGCGTCAACGGCATTTTGGAATTCGGCCTCGATGTGATGCGCCGCAATCTGAGCACCGAATTTCTGGAACAGGCCGCGCGCAAGATCGGGATCGAGCTGCGCTCGGCCAGCTATCGCGAAGAAATGGAGGCGCTGCTCGAGGAAACCCGCCGTCAGGCCGAAACCCTGCACAGCCACACCGAGGAACTCGCCGCCAGCAACGAGGAGCTGGAGGAACAGTCCCGCGCCCTGATCGAGAACGAAGCCCGTATGCGCGAGCAGCAATCCGAGCTGGAGGAACAAAACGCCCAGCTCGAGCAGCAAACCTCGCAGCTTGAGGAGCAGCGCGACGCGCTGGCAGCCTCGCGCCAGCAACTGGCGGATCAGGCGGGCGATCTGGCGCGCGAAAGCCGGTATAAGTCCGAATTCGTCGCCAATATGTCGCACGAGCTGCGCACCCCGCTGAATGCGCTGCTGATCATGGCGCGGCTGCTGTCGGAAAACCGGCCGCACAACCTGTCGCCGGAACAAATCCAATGGGCCGAAACGATTGAAAGCTCGGGCCGTGATCTGTTGGGGCTGATCAATGATATTCTGGATCTGTCGCGGATCGAGGCGGGCAAGGTCGACGTCGACCCCGAAGTCACCCAGCCAAAGGACGTCGCCGCACGCATGATGCGGGCCTTTGCGGTCCAAGCCTCGGAATCGGGACTGAAATTGGTGTCCGAGGTTGCCGATGACGTGCCCGAAATCACCACCGACGTCGGCAAGCTGGAACAGATCCTGCGCAACTTCCTGTCTAATGCGCTGAAATTCACGCAAAAAGGCAGTGTGACCCTGTCGGTCGCCCGCAGCGGTGCCGAGACTGTGACCTTTAGCGTGAAAGACACCGGGATTGGCATCGCCGCCGAACAGCATGACGCGGTGTTCGAGGCCTTCCGTCAGGCCGATGGCTCGATCTCGCGCCGCTTTGGCGGCACGGGACTGGGGCTGTCGATCTCGCGTGATTTGGCGGGGATTCTGGGCGGCGATGTGATGCTGGAAAGCACGCCCGGTAAGGGCAGCACCTTTATCCTGACGCTGCCGCTGCACTTAACCGCCCCGGTGCCCGAGGCTGACATCAACCCCCGACCCGCCCGTTCCGATCAGGCCATGCCCGTGATCGACGGCCCGCTGGGTGGGATTTCCGGCGTCAGCGATGACCGCGGTGCCAGCCTTGATCACCCCGAAGAACACACGTTGCTGATTGTCGAGGACGACGCGGCCTTTGCACAAATCATGCGCGACCTCGCGCGTGAATTGGGCTTTCATGCCATCGTTGTCGGCACGGCGGATGACGCTGTGCGTGCCGCGCAGCGGCACCGCCTGAACGGGATCGTGCTGGATGTCGGCCTGCCTGACCATTCGGGGCTGACCGTGCTGGACCGGCTGAAACGCGACCCGAAAACCCGCCATATTCCGGTGCATATCGTCTCGGCCCAGGATCGCCTGCGCGAGGCCTTGGCCCAAGGTGCCGTCAGCTATCTGCACAAACCCGTCGCGCGCGAGGCTTTGGCCAAAGTGCTGGAAGGCATCAGCAAACAGCTGGACCGCCGCCCCCGCCAATTGCTGATCGTCGAGGATGACCCGACCCAGCTCAGCGGGTTGAAAGCACTGCTAGGCTCGGATGACGTGATTACCCGCGGCGCCGCCACAACCGCCGAGGCCATCGCCGCCTGCCGCGAGACGGTGTTCGACTGTATCGTTCTGGATATGACGCTGCCCGATGGCTCTGGCTTTGACCTTTTGGAAAAGCTCAGTGCGGACGAAAATGCCGCCTTCCCGCCAGTCATCGTCTATACGGCCCGCGCCCTGACCGAGGCCGAGGAACAGCACCTGCGCCGCTACTCGCGCTCGATCATCATCAAAGGCGCGAAATCGCCCGAGCGGCTGATCGACGAGGTCACTCTGTTCCTGCATCAGGTCGTCTCGGATCTGCCGCAGCGCCAGCGCGAAATGCTGGCCGCGTCGCTGAACCGCGATGCGCAGCTGGAAGGTCGCCGCATTCTGGTGGTCGAGGATGACGTCCGTAACATCTATGCGCTGACCGGGGTGTTCGAGCCGCACGGCGTCCATGTCCAGATCGCCCGCAACGGCCGCGAGGCCCTCGAGGCGCTTGGCCGCAGCGCCGATAGTGCCAGCCCGAAAATTGATCTGGTGCTGATGGATGTGATGATGCCCGAAATGGACGGGCTGACCGCCACGCGCGAGATTCGCCGCATCCCGCAGTGGAAAAACCTGCCCATCATCATGCTGACCGCAAAGGCGATGGCGGATGATCAGGCCCAATGTCTGGCGGCAGGCGCGAATGATTACCTGTCCAAGCCGCTGGATGTCGACAAGCTACTGTCGCTGACCCGCGTCTGGATGCCGCGATGA
- a CDS encoding type I restriction-modification system subunit M has product MSETQVKNTSLADFIWKNADDLWGNFKHVEFGKIILPFTLLRRLECVLEPTREQVRETVKSLKDSGIDLDVILRQQTGFPFYNTSNYSLASLGATRTRQNLEDYIAQFSENARVIFEQFDFANTIARMDRAGVLYKICLNFSAIDLHPDAVPERVMSNVYEHLIRRFGAEVNEAAEDFMTPRDVVHLAIELLLDPDDQLFIENPGLIRTLYDPTCGTGGFLSDGMEHVRSLQDRYSIAPVIVPYGQELEPETHAVCLAGMLLKTLESDPGRDLSKNIKLGSTLSADKHRGEKFHYCVSNPPFGKKWEMDADAVTREHLEQGFEGRFGPKLPRVSDGSMLFLLHLLSKLEDPIKGGGRAAIVLSGSPLFNGNAGQGESEIRRYLLEQDVVEAIIALPTEIFFRTGIGTYIWILSNKKPKHRKGMVQLINATGLYEPMRKSEGNKRRRVGEDQTAEIVRMYSEFVQTKESLILQATDFGYRRIRVLRPLRKKMIISEEGIAALADEKAWEKRSAGQQAGWLGLFRENLGRTESWHWIESFAKNAAKCDDDLGKVDVGLIKAFQKAFAVHDPDMDPVTDKKGNVIPDDDLTDYENVPLTTDIHDYLASEVLPHAEDAYIDETYRDETDGDIGIVGYEINFNRHFYEYQPPRKLEDIDAELKAVEAEIAGMLAEVTA; this is encoded by the coding sequence TTGAGCGAGACGCAGGTAAAGAACACATCCCTTGCGGATTTCATCTGGAAGAACGCGGATGATCTCTGGGGCAACTTCAAGCATGTCGAATTCGGCAAGATCATCCTGCCCTTCACCCTGCTGCGTCGTCTAGAATGCGTCCTCGAGCCGACACGGGAACAGGTCCGGGAAACCGTGAAGTCCCTGAAGGACAGCGGGATCGACCTGGACGTCATCTTGCGTCAGCAGACCGGCTTCCCGTTTTACAACACCTCGAATTACTCCCTGGCCAGCCTGGGCGCGACCCGGACACGTCAGAACCTCGAGGACTATATCGCGCAGTTCTCGGAAAATGCCCGGGTCATCTTCGAGCAATTCGATTTCGCCAACACCATTGCCCGCATGGACCGGGCCGGGGTGCTCTACAAGATCTGCCTGAACTTCTCGGCGATCGATCTGCATCCGGATGCGGTGCCCGAACGGGTCATGTCCAACGTCTATGAACACCTGATCCGCCGCTTCGGCGCCGAGGTGAACGAGGCGGCCGAGGACTTCATGACGCCCCGCGACGTGGTCCATCTGGCGATCGAGCTTTTGCTGGATCCGGATGACCAGCTGTTCATCGAAAACCCGGGTCTCATCCGCACCCTGTATGACCCGACCTGCGGCACGGGCGGTTTTCTGTCTGACGGCATGGAACATGTTCGCAGCCTGCAGGACCGTTATTCCATCGCTCCGGTGATCGTTCCCTATGGTCAGGAGCTTGAACCGGAAACGCACGCGGTTTGCCTGGCAGGTATGCTGCTGAAAACGCTGGAATCCGATCCAGGCCGGGATCTGTCGAAGAACATCAAGCTTGGCTCGACGCTCTCGGCGGATAAGCACCGTGGTGAGAAATTCCATTACTGCGTCTCGAACCCGCCCTTCGGCAAGAAATGGGAGATGGATGCCGACGCGGTGACCCGGGAACATCTTGAACAGGGGTTCGAGGGGCGCTTTGGCCCGAAGCTGCCGCGCGTCTCGGATGGCTCCATGCTGTTCCTGCTGCACCTGCTGTCCAAGCTTGAGGATCCGATCAAGGGCGGCGGCCGTGCGGCGATCGTCCTGTCCGGCTCGCCGCTCTTCAACGGCAATGCCGGTCAGGGTGAGTCCGAGATCCGCCGTTATCTGCTGGAGCAGGACGTGGTCGAGGCCATCATCGCCCTTCCGACCGAGATCTTCTTCCGCACCGGCATTGGCACCTACATCTGGATCCTGTCCAACAAGAAGCCGAAGCACCGCAAGGGCATGGTGCAGCTGATCAACGCGACCGGGCTTTATGAGCCCATGCGCAAGAGCGAGGGCAACAAGCGTCGCCGCGTGGGCGAGGACCAGACCGCCGAGATCGTGCGGATGTATTCCGAGTTCGTCCAAACCAAGGAAAGCCTGATCCTTCAAGCGACCGATTTCGGTTATCGCCGTATTCGGGTTTTGCGCCCGCTGCGCAAGAAGATGATCATTTCCGAGGAGGGCATCGCGGCCCTGGCCGATGAAAAGGCTTGGGAAAAGCGCAGCGCAGGCCAACAGGCCGGTTGGCTTGGTCTTTTCCGCGAAAATCTGGGCCGCACGGAAAGTTGGCACTGGATCGAGAGCTTTGCCAAGAATGCGGCCAAGTGCGATGATGATTTGGGCAAGGTCGATGTCGGGCTGATCAAGGCGTTTCAGAAGGCCTTTGCGGTCCATGACCCGGATATGGATCCGGTGACCGACAAAAAGGGCAACGTCATCCCGGATGATGACCTGACCGATTACGAGAACGTGCCGCTGACCACGGATATCCACGATTATCTGGCCTCCGAGGTGCTGCCCCATGCCGAGGATGCCTATATCGACGAAACCTACCGGGATGAAACCGATGGGGACATCGGCATTGTTGGGTATGAGATCAACTTCAACCGGCATTTCTACGAATACCAGCCGCCGCGGAAGCTGGAAGACATCGACGCCGAGCTGAAGGCGGTGGAGGCCGAGATTGCCGGGATGTTGGCGGAGGTGACAGCATGA
- a CDS encoding CheR family methyltransferase produces MKARADAEADAADIELDLFLEALNRRYHYDFRSYSRASLTRRANVARERLDCVTLSELQGRLLRDPDVLHEVIDAMTVQVSDLFRDPAYYRALREQVIPHLRTFPSLKVWVAGCANGEELYSLAILFEEEGLLDRTMFYATEINRRALGRASAGIYDIGRVPGFTANYQNAGGRGSLSDYYTAAYGSAAFNRRLRQRTLFSEHDLATDEVFSEAHLISCRNVLIYFDNTLQDRVIGLFAQSLVRGGFLGLGAHETLRFSSHSDAFQPFNENERIWRRAAYPQSTVPETSDA; encoded by the coding sequence ATGAAGGCGCGCGCCGATGCCGAGGCCGACGCCGCCGATATCGAACTGGATCTGTTCCTCGAGGCTTTGAACCGCCGCTATCATTATGATTTTCGGTCCTATTCGCGCGCCTCGCTGACCCGGCGCGCGAATGTGGCGCGCGAGCGGCTGGATTGCGTCACCCTGTCCGAGCTGCAAGGCAGGTTGCTGCGCGATCCCGACGTGCTGCACGAGGTGATCGACGCGATGACGGTGCAGGTCAGCGATCTGTTTCGCGACCCGGCCTATTACCGCGCGCTGCGCGAGCAGGTCATTCCCCATCTGCGCACCTTCCCCTCGCTTAAGGTCTGGGTCGCGGGCTGCGCCAATGGCGAGGAGCTTTACTCGCTGGCGATCCTCTTCGAGGAAGAGGGCCTGCTCGATCGCACCATGTTCTACGCGACCGAGATCAACCGTCGCGCGCTGGGACGGGCCAGCGCGGGCATCTATGATATCGGCCGCGTCCCCGGCTTTACCGCCAATTACCAAAACGCGGGCGGGCGCGGCTCGTTGTCGGATTATTACACGGCCGCCTATGGCAGCGCCGCATTCAACCGCCGTCTACGCCAGCGCACCTTGTTTTCCGAACATGATCTGGCCACCGACGAGGTCTTTTCCGAGGCCCATCTGATTTCCTGCCGCAATGTATTGATTTACTTTGACAATACCTTGCAAGATCGCGTCATCGGCCTTTTCGCGCAATCCTTGGTGCGCGGCGGGTTCCTTGGCCTTGGCGCGCATGAGACCTTGCGTTTTTCCAGCCATAGCGACGCCTTTCAACCGTTCAACGAGAACGAACGTATCTGGCGCCGTGCCGCCTACCCGCAATCCACTGTTCCGGAGACATCCGATGCCTAA
- a CDS encoding DUF6634 family protein, producing MKLSPIDREWFDKVLRAIAAAEAGPSEADLAHAPLLSDWKAAISPGGHVMLWGEVSDHPLLGNASIHTSQLIAIDPEAGWARTASRWYRLGRSIDALAAELADSMNGKAKLAGSVQFTLPGFANIDDPELLQKLLATYIARVRGIDAADRAASGEED from the coding sequence ATGAAACTTTCACCCATCGACCGCGAATGGTTCGACAAGGTTCTACGCGCTATTGCCGCAGCCGAGGCCGGACCGTCCGAGGCGGACCTCGCGCATGCGCCGCTGCTGTCGGACTGGAAGGCGGCGATTTCGCCCGGCGGGCATGTGATGCTTTGGGGCGAGGTGTCCGATCACCCCCTCCTCGGCAATGCAAGCATCCACACCTCGCAGCTCATTGCGATCGATCCCGAGGCCGGTTGGGCCCGGACCGCGTCGCGCTGGTATCGGCTCGGCCGGTCCATCGACGCGCTCGCAGCGGAACTGGCTGATTCCATGAACGGAAAGGCGAAACTCGCGGGCTCCGTCCAGTTCACCCTGCCGGGATTCGCCAACATCGACGACCCGGAGCTGCTTCAGAAGCTTCTGGCCACATATATCGCGCGGGTGCGCGGGATCGATGCGGCGGACCGTGCCGCCTCCGGTGAGGAGGATTGA
- a CDS encoding metallophosphoesterase family protein — MTILITADLHLDLWVRAGRDPFTGVLPVLRDLDALIIAGDLANNPKRNWPRALSRITRLVSPARIWVIPGNHDYYGAMLDDNVLARIAVETGANLAQKQVLTFGNYRLLCCTLWTDFALTGDPEAAMARAGMVMPDYGRIRRLDGDLITPEDTVAIHRDHLEWLTREMAKPWPGQTVIVTHHAPGTAVSGPISGISPAFASDLDGWIEAHRPDYWFFGHTHRPLSARIRGAPVINVSVGYPDEVPEGGEAELLLRGLIFPGA; from the coding sequence ATGACCATCCTGATCACCGCCGACCTGCACCTCGACCTCTGGGTTCGCGCGGGGCGCGATCCGTTCACTGGCGTCCTGCCGGTGCTGCGCGACCTCGACGCGCTGATCATCGCGGGCGACCTCGCCAATAATCCGAAACGGAACTGGCCTCGGGCGCTGTCCCGTATCACGCGGCTGGTCTCGCCCGCCCGGATCTGGGTGATCCCGGGCAACCATGACTATTATGGGGCCATGCTCGACGACAATGTTCTGGCCCGGATCGCAGTGGAAACCGGGGCGAACCTTGCCCAGAAGCAGGTTCTGACCTTCGGCAACTATCGGCTGCTGTGCTGCACGCTCTGGACAGACTTTGCGCTGACCGGCGATCCGGAGGCGGCCATGGCGCGCGCCGGGATGGTCATGCCGGATTACGGCCGGATCCGTCGGCTCGATGGGGATCTCATCACGCCCGAGGACACCGTCGCGATTCACCGCGATCACCTCGAGTGGCTGACGCGGGAAATGGCCAAACCCTGGCCTGGCCAAACCGTCATCGTCACCCATCATGCCCCGGGCACGGCGGTCTCCGGTCCGATCTCCGGCATCAGCCCGGCCTTCGCCTCGGATCTGGACGGCTGGATCGAGGCGCACCGGCCCGACTACTGGTTCTTCGGCCACACGCATCGTCCGCTCTCGGCCCGCATCCGCGGCGCGCCGGTCATCAACGTCTCGGTCGGCTACCCCGACGAGGTGCCCGAAGGCGGTGAGGCCGAACTTCTGCTGCGCGGCCTGATCTTCCCCGGCGCCTGA